One stretch of Micromonospora echinospora DNA includes these proteins:
- a CDS encoding right-handed parallel beta-helix repeat-containing protein — translation MTDLFVAAGGPVGDGTRARPFHDPWLALRQAAPGDRIHIAAGTYTGRGERSSWVVDTPELTLLGGYSPDFARRTPWQTPTVFAAKTGLRVPNEPNMLQGIGGHDGLVLDGLFFDGAGRDDYDEQGGLKRASYGDGPLVSLRGERITVRDCCFANGSSGAVELGGDSVVFENNIVVNCVGLSLLTVRDGAPETPAAVSRNTFAFAHDDSDPPRGSGADRAVGVRVNGAAAIADNVFVGCGNAAVACLRDVGQIAIDRNLFFATPRDIVRSRVSGAEAELTEEYAAELEDVGLRSAAGNTVGDPQLTGLPAAWLDTYTVDVAVTYERPPIVALNALRKSAGLGELSSTSDRDVQRPVMRRLAPAEVLALAVGAASGAHPADLAAPEPFTELPAGPAYQAVDWARLYEADPALAGAPVQVRAGVGFDQNTQILPELAETHIGVAVYEPGTDNSPWWALAPRYGLVHHQTEEAVRYSRGLDVESTYLLRGTYRLTPPGGRQSATIVLDSLAPVLDVTAPEPPRPAGRDWFVRAGSSGGDGSREAPFRDPFQALEKAAEGDRVLVAAGEYTGRLRSGTWRIPVRNLTLLGGWDAEFAARDPWRHPVRFVLTPETKAKGIFGDPVLTGEDSGEGLILDGFMFDGATYNAYADSGALDAGHSQSAALLDLRGGSGGITVRNCVFANAAYCAVQLSAAYGTFENNVVVNTSGTAVRIQAPGAGPWTIRGNTVLFAADPTGRASTGQSTTGCLLDISGRGVMRVAANVLAFADSIAVRATVPDQNLLLDGNVLAANLYADLHDGRHVLVDAENRDRVFRDAPFGAQTGTRFELPAVPVDAAYADQAVGRLSALAAAMPKDGLNAAAAALGVSITAPKTEAPVEAAPPEPKKEPSVADLLADLGRARKAFEAKDAAPPATDTPLYCPVYPVEAALRLALDAPPGEPGAHAPPS, via the coding sequence TTCGTCGCGGCGGGCGGCCCGGTCGGCGACGGCACCCGGGCCCGGCCGTTCCACGACCCGTGGCTCGCGCTGCGGCAGGCTGCGCCCGGCGACCGCATCCACATCGCGGCGGGCACCTATACCGGGCGTGGCGAGCGCTCCTCGTGGGTCGTCGACACCCCCGAGCTGACCCTGCTCGGCGGATACAGCCCCGACTTCGCCCGCCGTACCCCCTGGCAGACACCGACGGTCTTCGCGGCAAAGACCGGCCTGCGCGTCCCGAACGAGCCGAACATGCTCCAGGGCATCGGCGGCCACGACGGCCTCGTCCTGGACGGGCTGTTCTTCGACGGGGCCGGGCGCGACGACTACGACGAGCAGGGCGGCCTGAAGCGCGCCTCCTACGGGGACGGCCCGCTGGTGAGCCTGCGCGGCGAGCGCATCACCGTCCGCGACTGCTGCTTCGCCAACGGCAGTTCCGGCGCCGTCGAGCTCGGCGGCGACTCCGTGGTCTTCGAGAACAACATCGTCGTCAACTGCGTCGGCCTCAGCCTGCTCACCGTCCGCGACGGCGCCCCCGAGACCCCGGCCGCGGTCAGCCGCAACACCTTCGCCTTCGCCCACGACGACTCCGACCCGCCGCGCGGCTCCGGCGCCGACCGGGCCGTCGGCGTACGGGTCAACGGCGCTGCCGCGATCGCCGACAACGTGTTCGTCGGCTGCGGCAACGCGGCCGTCGCCTGCCTGCGCGACGTCGGGCAGATCGCCATCGACCGCAACCTGTTCTTCGCCACACCGCGCGACATCGTGCGCAGCCGGGTGTCGGGCGCGGAGGCCGAGCTCACCGAGGAGTACGCCGCGGAGCTCGAAGACGTCGGCCTGCGCTCGGCGGCCGGCAACACCGTCGGCGACCCACAGCTGACCGGGCTCCCGGCGGCGTGGCTCGACACGTACACGGTGGACGTCGCCGTCACGTACGAGCGCCCGCCGATCGTCGCCCTCAACGCGCTGCGGAAATCGGCCGGCCTCGGCGAGCTGTCGTCCACATCAGACCGTGATGTTCAGCGGCCCGTCATGCGCCGGCTCGCCCCGGCCGAGGTGCTCGCCCTCGCGGTCGGCGCGGCGTCGGGCGCGCACCCCGCCGACCTGGCGGCGCCGGAGCCGTTCACCGAGCTCCCGGCCGGTCCGGCGTACCAGGCCGTCGACTGGGCGCGGCTCTACGAGGCCGACCCGGCGCTCGCCGGAGCCCCGGTGCAGGTGCGGGCCGGGGTCGGCTTCGACCAGAACACGCAGATCCTCCCCGAGCTCGCGGAGACGCACATCGGCGTCGCCGTCTACGAGCCCGGCACCGACAACAGCCCGTGGTGGGCGCTCGCCCCGCGCTACGGCCTCGTCCATCACCAGACTGAGGAGGCCGTACGGTATTCGCGCGGCCTCGACGTCGAGTCCACGTACCTGCTCCGCGGCACGTATCGCCTCACGCCGCCCGGCGGGCGTCAGAGCGCCACCATCGTCCTCGACTCCCTCGCGCCCGTGCTCGACGTCACGGCCCCCGAACCGCCCCGGCCGGCCGGCCGCGACTGGTTCGTGCGGGCCGGATCCTCCGGCGGGGACGGCAGCCGCGAGGCGCCGTTCCGCGACCCGTTCCAGGCCCTCGAAAAGGCCGCCGAGGGCGACCGCGTCCTCGTCGCCGCAGGTGAGTACACGGGCCGCCTGCGGTCGGGCACGTGGCGCATCCCCGTACGCAACCTGACGCTGCTGGGCGGGTGGGACGCCGAGTTCGCCGCGCGCGACCCCTGGCGACACCCCGTGCGCTTCGTGCTCACTCCGGAGACCAAGGCGAAGGGCATCTTCGGCGATCCGGTGCTCACCGGCGAGGACTCGGGGGAGGGCCTCATCCTTGACGGGTTCATGTTCGACGGGGCGACCTACAACGCGTACGCCGACAGCGGCGCCCTCGACGCGGGCCATTCCCAGTCGGCGGCGCTGCTCGACCTGCGCGGCGGCAGCGGCGGCATCACCGTGCGCAACTGCGTTTTCGCCAACGCGGCGTACTGCGCCGTGCAGCTCAGTGCGGCGTACGGGACGTTCGAGAACAACGTGGTCGTCAACACGAGCGGCACCGCCGTCCGTATCCAGGCACCCGGCGCGGGCCCCTGGACCATCCGCGGCAACACGGTCCTGTTCGCCGCCGACCCCACCGGCCGGGCCTCGACCGGGCAGTCCACGACCGGCTGCCTGCTGGACATCTCCGGCCGGGGTGTCATGCGGGTCGCGGCCAACGTGCTCGCCTTCGCCGACAGCATCGCCGTCCGCGCGACCGTGCCCGACCAGAACCTGCTGCTCGACGGGAACGTGCTCGCCGCCAACCTGTACGCCGACCTCCACGACGGCCGCCACGTGCTCGTCGACGCCGAGAACCGCGACCGGGTGTTCCGCGACGCCCCGTTCGGCGCTCAGACCGGAACCCGGTTCGAGCTGCCGGCGGTGCCGGTCGACGCCGCGTACGCCGACCAGGCCGTCGGCCGCCTCTCGGCGCTGGCCGCCGCGATGCCGAAGGACGGGCTCAACGCCGCCGCGGCGGCGCTCGGCGTCTCGATCACGGCGCCGAAGACGGAGGCACCCGTCGAGGCGGCGCCCCCGGAGCCGAAGAAGGAACCGTCAGTGGCCGACCTGCTCGCGGACCTCGGCCGGGCCCGCAAGGCGTTCGAGGCGAAGGACGCGGCCCCGCCGGCCACAGACACTCCGCTGTACTGCCCGGTCTATCCGGTCGAGGCGGCGCTGAGGCTGGCCCTCGACGCCCCGCCAGGCGAGCCCGGCGCCCACGCCCCGCCTTCATGA
- a CDS encoding GH1 family beta-glucosidase translates to MTTTSEGAAAAATRPDLPELPDLPAGFSWGAATAAYQIEGAVDEDGRGPSIWDTFCRRPGAVDDGTSGSVACDSYHRWREDVDLLAGLGVDAYRFSVAWPRVMPAGRGAVNRRGLDYYDRLVDALCGHGIRPFVTLYHWDLPQALEDEGGWRVRDTAEWFAEYAAAVAGVLGDRVQDWITLNEPYCSSMVGYAEGRHAPGTAEGHGALAAAHHLLLGHGRAVAAVRSAAGPRSRVGITLNLSPAVPASDTEADRAAADRQDLMLNRQFTDPVLGGAYPPGFERLYAGVSDLSFRRDGDLAVISTPLDFLGVNYYYRVHVADAPYEQPDPALRSAFDIGVRQLRPDGLPTTDLGWPVEPQGLFDTLTGLADRYPGLPAVYVTENGCADLRDGPEPDPERISFVAGHLAAAARAAAVDDRLDLRGYFYWSLIDNFEWARGYGPRFGLAHVDYGTGSRTPKASYHWLRDRLRAWRERTST, encoded by the coding sequence ATGACCACCACATCCGAAGGCGCCGCCGCGGCCGCAACCCGGCCGGACCTGCCCGAGCTGCCGGACCTGCCGGCCGGCTTCAGCTGGGGCGCCGCCACCGCGGCGTACCAGATCGAGGGGGCGGTCGACGAGGACGGCCGCGGGCCGTCGATCTGGGACACCTTCTGCCGCCGCCCCGGTGCCGTCGACGACGGCACCTCCGGCTCGGTCGCCTGTGACAGCTACCACCGCTGGCGGGAGGACGTGGACCTGCTGGCCGGCCTCGGCGTGGACGCCTACCGTTTCTCGGTCGCCTGGCCACGGGTCATGCCGGCCGGGCGGGGCGCGGTGAACCGGCGAGGCCTCGACTACTACGACCGGCTCGTCGACGCCCTGTGCGGGCACGGCATCCGGCCGTTCGTCACGCTGTACCACTGGGATCTGCCCCAGGCGCTCGAGGACGAGGGTGGCTGGCGGGTACGGGACACCGCCGAGTGGTTCGCCGAGTACGCCGCCGCGGTGGCGGGCGTCCTCGGCGACCGGGTCCAGGACTGGATCACGCTGAACGAGCCGTACTGCTCGTCGATGGTCGGCTACGCGGAGGGCCGGCACGCTCCCGGCACCGCCGAAGGACATGGTGCCCTGGCCGCCGCCCACCACCTGCTGCTCGGGCACGGCAGGGCGGTCGCCGCAGTCCGGTCCGCCGCCGGCCCGCGGTCGCGCGTCGGCATCACGCTCAACCTCTCCCCCGCCGTGCCGGCCAGCGATACCGAGGCCGACCGGGCGGCGGCAGATCGGCAGGACCTCATGCTCAACCGGCAGTTCACGGATCCGGTGCTGGGCGGCGCGTACCCGCCCGGGTTCGAGCGGCTCTACGCCGGGGTGAGCGATCTGTCGTTCCGCCGGGACGGTGACCTGGCGGTGATCTCCACGCCGCTGGACTTCCTCGGTGTCAACTACTACTACCGGGTGCACGTCGCCGACGCCCCGTACGAGCAGCCCGACCCGGCGCTGCGCAGCGCGTTCGACATCGGGGTCCGGCAGCTACGGCCGGACGGGTTGCCCACCACCGACCTGGGCTGGCCGGTGGAGCCGCAAGGGCTGTTCGACACCCTGACCGGGCTCGCGGACCGTTACCCGGGCCTGCCTGCCGTGTACGTGACGGAGAACGGCTGCGCCGACCTGCGGGACGGACCCGAGCCGGACCCGGAACGGATCTCGTTCGTGGCCGGGCACCTGGCGGCGGCGGCCCGTGCGGCCGCCGTCGACGACCGGCTCGATCTGCGGGGGTACTTCTACTGGTCGCTCATCGACAACTTCGAGTGGGCCCGCGGGTACGGGCCCCGCTTCGGTCTGGCCCACGTCGACTACGGCACCGGATCCCGTACGCCCAAGGCCAGCTACCACTGGCTGCGTGACCGCTTGCGGGCGTGGCGGGAACGCACCTCCACCTGA
- a CDS encoding carbohydrate ABC transporter permease, protein MTTLADPIQTGTTPSPPPRRSHRRRSFGYPRKGSVWSYGALLAVVAGSVFPLYWSIVVSSQTSDAVTKVPPALVPGGHLFDNIARVFDTTDFGRALVNSFIVSGSITVSVVFFSTLAGFAFAKLRFRGRKALLVVAIATSMVPHQLGIIPLYILMADLGWTGRLTAVIVPGLVTAFGVFFMTQYLGRAVPDELLEAGRVDGSSTFGLYWHIVLPAARPAAAVLGLFTFMQAWNDFFWPLVVLQNNATVQVALSALASGYTTDYTLTLTGTLLATLPILVVFMLLGRHLVDGIMQGAVKG, encoded by the coding sequence GTGACCACCCTCGCGGACCCCATTCAGACCGGCACCACACCCTCGCCGCCGCCACGCCGGTCCCACCGGCGCCGGAGCTTCGGGTACCCACGCAAGGGCTCGGTCTGGAGCTACGGCGCCCTGCTGGCGGTCGTGGCCGGGTCGGTCTTCCCGCTCTACTGGTCCATCGTCGTGTCCTCGCAGACCAGCGACGCCGTCACGAAGGTGCCGCCAGCCCTGGTGCCCGGCGGGCACCTCTTCGACAACATCGCGCGCGTGTTCGACACGACCGACTTCGGCCGAGCCCTGGTGAACTCCTTCATCGTCAGCGGCTCGATCACCGTCTCCGTGGTGTTCTTCTCGACCCTGGCCGGGTTCGCCTTCGCCAAACTGCGGTTCCGAGGCCGAAAGGCGCTTCTCGTCGTGGCCATCGCGACCTCGATGGTGCCGCACCAGCTCGGCATCATCCCGCTGTACATCCTGATGGCCGACCTCGGCTGGACCGGGCGCCTCACCGCCGTGATCGTGCCCGGGCTGGTAACCGCGTTCGGCGTCTTCTTCATGACCCAGTACCTCGGCCGCGCCGTACCCGACGAACTGCTGGAGGCCGGCCGCGTCGACGGGTCCAGCACGTTCGGCCTGTACTGGCACATCGTCCTGCCGGCGGCCCGCCCCGCCGCGGCGGTGCTCGGGCTGTTCACCTTCATGCAGGCGTGGAACGACTTCTTCTGGCCGCTGGTCGTGCTGCAGAACAACGCGACCGTGCAGGTGGCGCTCTCCGCACTGGCCAGCGGCTACACCACCGACTACACCCTGACGCTGACCGGCACGTTGCTCGCCACGCTGCCGATCCTCGTCGTCTTCATGCTCCTCGGCCGGCATCTCGTCGACGGCATCATGCAGGGGGCGGTGAAGGGATGA
- a CDS encoding carbohydrate ABC transporter permease → MATYLHQARRAGLSRLDTKGSPYLYILPFFLLFGAFGLFPLLYTAYVSFNDWDLLDSGSHRWVGLANYREMLQDAYFWNALGNTLSIWVLSTVPQLLAALWIAHLLNHRLRARTTLRMGVLLPNVTSIVAVTIVFTQLFGRDFGMVNWALGLVGIGPIDWQANTWSSHLAISFIVAWRWTGYNALIYLASMQAIPHHLYEAADLDGASQAQQFRRITVPMLRPTIIFTTVISTIGGLQIMAEPLLFASSQTPTGGSDRQFQTVALFMYEQGFREFRFGYASAVAWTLCLVIAIFAIINFLLTRRIAKDED, encoded by the coding sequence ATGGCCACCTACCTCCACCAGGCCCGGCGGGCCGGCCTGAGCCGGCTCGACACCAAGGGCTCGCCCTACCTCTACATCCTGCCGTTCTTCCTGCTGTTCGGCGCGTTCGGGCTGTTCCCGCTGCTGTACACGGCGTACGTCTCGTTCAATGACTGGGACCTGCTCGACTCCGGGTCGCACCGCTGGGTCGGCCTCGCGAACTACCGCGAGATGCTGCAGGACGCGTACTTCTGGAACGCCCTGGGCAACACACTCAGCATCTGGGTGCTGTCCACCGTGCCGCAACTGCTCGCCGCGCTCTGGATCGCCCACCTGCTCAACCACCGGCTGCGGGCCCGCACCACGCTACGGATGGGCGTGCTGCTGCCCAACGTCACCTCGATCGTGGCGGTGACGATCGTCTTCACCCAGCTTTTCGGCCGCGACTTCGGCATGGTCAACTGGGCGCTCGGCCTCGTCGGCATCGGCCCGATCGACTGGCAGGCCAACACCTGGAGCTCCCACCTGGCCATCTCGTTCATCGTCGCCTGGCGGTGGACCGGCTACAACGCCCTCATCTACCTCGCCTCGATGCAGGCGATTCCGCACCACCTGTACGAGGCCGCCGACCTCGACGGCGCGTCGCAGGCTCAGCAGTTCAGGCGGATCACCGTCCCGATGCTGCGGCCGACGATCATCTTCACCACGGTGATCTCGACGATCGGCGGCCTGCAGATCATGGCCGAACCCCTGCTGTTCGCCAGCTCCCAGACGCCCACCGGCGGCTCCGACCGGCAGTTCCAGACCGTCGCCCTGTTCATGTACGAGCAGGGGTTCCGGGAGTTCCGCTTCGGCTACGCCTCGGCGGTCGCCTGGACGCTCTGTCTGGTCATCGCCATCTTCGCGATCATCAACTTCCTGCTCACCCGGCGCATCGCCAAGGACGAGGACTGA
- a CDS encoding extracellular solute-binding protein: MHPNRLLRLAAATLAAGVLLTACGTGTEGGSGGGNEKITLNVNLFGNFGYQDLYAEYQKSHPNITIQERTAAYNDHHRDLITHLATGSGAGDIEGVDTGFIAQMRERGNLFVDLGKDRQSEYLDWKWAASLAKDGKQVGYGTDVGGLAICYRRDLFEKAGMPFDRDQVSAAWGSGWDQYIEFGKRYAAKAPAGSAFFDGGGQLFNAIIGQAPVGYYNEDNAIVVGTSPDVRKAWDLTVKAIQSNLSAKLIGSSQEWNNGFAKDQFATIACPAWMMTKIKDQAKHAAGKWDVASVPGGGGNWGGSYLTVPKQGKHIEEAKKLAAWLTAPEQQAKVFTARGNLPSIPALYDKPDIAQYKDAFFNNAPVGQLFTTAAKQLKPQHQGPRAGDVQTTIRDALVRIEQGKQSSDESWKQMVSDVERLAK, translated from the coding sequence ATGCACCCAAACCGACTGTTGCGACTGGCGGCGGCCACCCTGGCCGCCGGAGTACTGCTGACCGCGTGTGGCACCGGCACCGAGGGAGGCTCCGGCGGCGGCAACGAAAAGATCACCCTGAACGTCAACCTGTTCGGCAACTTCGGGTACCAGGACCTGTACGCCGAGTACCAGAAGTCGCACCCGAACATCACGATCCAGGAGCGCACGGCCGCCTACAACGACCATCATCGCGACCTGATCACCCACCTGGCCACCGGCTCCGGCGCGGGCGACATCGAGGGCGTCGACACGGGCTTCATCGCGCAGATGCGCGAGCGGGGCAACCTCTTCGTCGACCTGGGCAAGGACCGCCAGTCCGAGTACCTCGACTGGAAGTGGGCGGCGTCGCTGGCCAAGGACGGCAAGCAGGTCGGGTACGGCACCGACGTCGGCGGCCTGGCCATCTGCTATCGGCGTGACCTGTTCGAGAAGGCCGGCATGCCGTTCGACCGCGACCAGGTGTCGGCCGCCTGGGGCAGCGGCTGGGACCAGTACATCGAGTTCGGCAAGCGGTACGCGGCGAAGGCCCCGGCCGGCAGCGCCTTCTTCGATGGCGGAGGCCAACTGTTCAACGCCATCATCGGCCAGGCCCCGGTCGGGTACTACAACGAGGACAACGCCATCGTCGTGGGCACCAGCCCCGATGTCCGAAAGGCCTGGGACCTGACGGTGAAGGCGATCCAGAGCAACCTGTCGGCCAAGCTGATCGGCAGCTCGCAGGAGTGGAACAACGGCTTCGCGAAGGACCAGTTCGCCACCATCGCGTGTCCGGCCTGGATGATGACCAAGATCAAGGACCAGGCGAAGCACGCCGCCGGCAAGTGGGACGTGGCGAGCGTCCCGGGCGGCGGCGGCAACTGGGGCGGCTCGTACCTCACCGTTCCCAAGCAGGGCAAGCACATCGAGGAGGCCAAGAAGCTCGCGGCGTGGCTGACCGCCCCGGAACAGCAGGCCAAGGTGTTCACCGCGCGGGGCAACCTGCCGTCCATCCCGGCTCTGTACGACAAGCCCGACATTGCCCAGTACAAGGACGCCTTCTTCAACAACGCACCGGTGGGCCAGCTCTTCACCACCGCGGCGAAGCAGCTCAAGCCCCAGCACCAGGGCCCGCGAGCCGGAGACGTGCAGACCACCATCCGCGACGCCCTCGTCCGCATCGAACAGGGCAAGCAAAGCTCCGACGAGTCCTGGAAGCAGATGGTCAGCGACGTCGAGCGCCTCGCCAAGTAA
- a CDS encoding LacI family DNA-binding transcriptional regulator gives MTTIRELARRSGVSVATVSRVFNTPEVVSQHTRQRILDLAAEIGYLPNGSARTLATKKSNMVGLVWDTDHRRPGWRHPFLQEILVALKTALSANGLNLLMLAGHDAAGPDDGQRYVRAVRQHNLDGAVIIDNGTRDPAVLALVEAQVPCVALDLRVDGPTSTYITSDNAGGAALAVRHLVERGHRRIATITGPLRTWPGAERLVGFRAALAGAGLPLADGHVVEGDFYLDGGHAAMDRLLALDDRPTAVFVAGDEMAVGAMRAAQAAGLRIPDDIAIVGFDDIEVAALIPPGLSTVAQNKPGFGTAAAEALVAMLHGGDDPPKPTVLPTTLVVRGTT, from the coding sequence TTGACCACTATCAGGGAGTTGGCGCGCCGCTCCGGCGTGTCCGTCGCCACCGTGTCCCGCGTCTTCAACACCCCCGAGGTCGTCAGCCAGCACACCCGCCAGCGCATCCTCGACCTGGCCGCCGAGATCGGCTACCTGCCGAACGGGTCGGCCCGGACGCTCGCCACGAAGAAATCCAACATGGTGGGCCTGGTATGGGACACCGACCATCGCCGCCCTGGATGGCGCCACCCATTCCTGCAGGAGATCCTCGTCGCGCTCAAGACGGCGCTCAGCGCGAACGGGCTGAACCTGCTCATGCTCGCCGGCCACGACGCGGCGGGGCCGGACGACGGGCAGCGATACGTGCGCGCCGTCCGCCAGCACAACCTCGACGGCGCGGTCATCATCGACAACGGCACCCGGGACCCGGCCGTGCTCGCCCTCGTCGAAGCCCAGGTGCCGTGCGTCGCTCTCGACCTGCGGGTCGACGGCCCGACGTCGACCTACATCACCTCGGACAATGCCGGCGGCGCGGCGCTCGCCGTGCGCCACCTCGTCGAACGCGGCCACCGGCGCATCGCCACCATCACCGGCCCGCTGCGAACCTGGCCGGGAGCCGAACGGCTCGTCGGCTTCCGGGCCGCGCTGGCCGGGGCCGGCCTGCCGCTCGCCGACGGCCACGTCGTCGAGGGAGACTTCTATCTCGACGGCGGTCACGCCGCGATGGACCGGCTGCTCGCCCTCGACGACCGCCCTACCGCAGTGTTCGTCGCCGGTGACGAGATGGCTGTCGGCGCGATGCGGGCGGCCCAGGCGGCCGGCCTACGGATCCCCGACGACATTGCGATTGTCGGCTTCGACGACATCGAGGTGGCCGCGCTGATCCCGCCCGGGCTCAGCACCGTCGCCCAGAACAAGCCCGGCTTCGGCACGGCCGCCGCCGAGGCGCTGGTCGCCATGCTGCACGGCGGCGACGACCCGCCCAAGCCGACCGTGTTGCCGACGACGCTCGTCGTCCGCGGCACCACCTGA
- a CDS encoding SGNH/GDSL hydrolase family protein, protein MNPVWLPVVAVQGVWLRSTLRLASAPGGGVSGTVPGPGAEPLRLAVLGDSTAAGCGVTDGEEAFAASLAQELAARTRRPVDWQAVGQFGATSRRIRFQLVPRLDDDLDLVVLLAGANDVLAGRGPDLWREDLTGILAGLTRRAHRVAVAGLPPFTLFPAIPATLARYLGERAAALDAVTREVCWDHPRTSFIDQPAGTPPPDFFSIDRFHPSTHGYRFWARDVADRLLLGQPAP, encoded by the coding sequence ATGAACCCGGTCTGGCTGCCGGTCGTCGCGGTCCAGGGTGTTTGGCTGCGCTCGACCCTGCGGCTCGCGTCGGCACCGGGTGGCGGTGTCAGCGGCACCGTCCCCGGTCCCGGGGCGGAGCCGCTGCGCCTGGCCGTACTGGGCGACTCGACCGCCGCCGGCTGCGGCGTGACCGACGGCGAGGAGGCGTTCGCGGCCAGCCTCGCACAGGAACTGGCCGCCCGCACCCGTCGGCCGGTCGACTGGCAGGCCGTCGGCCAGTTCGGCGCCACCTCCCGCCGGATCCGATTCCAGCTCGTGCCGCGCCTCGACGACGACCTCGACCTGGTCGTGCTGCTCGCCGGCGCGAACGACGTGCTGGCCGGCCGCGGACCGGACCTCTGGCGCGAGGACCTGACCGGTATCCTCGCCGGGCTCACCCGCCGCGCACACCGGGTGGCGGTAGCGGGACTACCGCCGTTCACCCTGTTCCCGGCCATTCCGGCCACCCTCGCGCGCTATCTCGGTGAGCGCGCCGCCGCACTGGACGCGGTCACCAGGGAGGTCTGCTGGGACCACCCCCGAACGTCGTTCATCGACCAACCCGCCGGGACGCCGCCACCCGACTTCTTCAGCATCGACCGCTTCCACCCGTCGACCCACGGATACCGATTCTGGGCACGGGACGTCGCCGACCGGCTCCTCCTTGGCCAACCAGCGCCCTGA
- a CDS encoding class I SAM-dependent methyltransferase has product MNVFGHVAALYERERPAYPARVADAIVAYHGSGPASVAEIGAGTGKGTEVLAAIGAPLICIEPDPRMAGLLKDKVPRAEVYTGTFEQWTPPPGGVDVLGCAMAWHWLDPHTRYSQARDALAPGGVLALFGHRYGFADARMQQFHRHLPLTRDRYLALVRTFGPFLTAPPQLRQRGLELLGRVIDDLGGTVTLDLRTTLTLARNGAGVMA; this is encoded by the coding sequence ATGAACGTCTTCGGTCACGTGGCCGCGCTCTACGAGCGGGAGCGGCCCGCTTACCCGGCCAGGGTGGCCGATGCGATCGTCGCCTACCACGGCAGCGGGCCCGCTTCGGTGGCCGAGATCGGCGCCGGCACCGGCAAGGGCACCGAGGTGCTGGCCGCCATCGGCGCGCCGCTGATCTGCATCGAGCCGGATCCACGCATGGCCGGCCTCCTGAAGGACAAGGTTCCGCGGGCTGAGGTGTATACGGGAACGTTCGAGCAGTGGACTCCGCCGCCCGGCGGGGTGGACGTGCTCGGCTGCGCCATGGCGTGGCACTGGCTGGACCCGCACACCCGGTACTCCCAGGCCCGCGACGCCCTGGCACCCGGCGGCGTCCTCGCCCTGTTCGGGCACCGGTACGGCTTCGCCGACGCCCGGATGCAGCAGTTCCATCGCCATCTGCCGCTCACCCGGGACCGGTACCTCGCACTGGTACGCACCTTCGGCCCGTTTCTGACCGCCCCGCCGCAACTGCGGCAGCGCGGCCTCGAACTGCTCGGCCGGGTGATCGACGACCTCGGCGGCACGGTGACCCTCGACCTGCGCACCACCCTGACCCTGGCCCGCAACGGCGCCGGAGTGATGGCATGA
- a CDS encoding TetR/AcrR family transcriptional regulator, whose protein sequence is MDHIKFETRTPRDRWIEAGLEALASGGPDAVRVEALAKRLGVSKGGFYGFFADRDALLTAMVDTWERESTDEVINRVEKEGGSPKTRIARAGVQTFSSDRLLPIDLAIRDWARRDPVIADRLRRVDNRRMGLLREMIGTFCDDPDEVEARSVLAFCLLIGEHFLAADHGDRSRAQVLRRAGDLILNRHPGQTPA, encoded by the coding sequence GTGGATCACATCAAGTTCGAAACGCGGACCCCGCGAGACCGATGGATCGAGGCCGGCCTCGAGGCGCTCGCATCCGGCGGTCCGGATGCGGTACGGGTCGAGGCGCTGGCCAAGCGGCTCGGCGTATCCAAGGGCGGCTTCTACGGCTTCTTCGCCGACCGTGATGCGCTGCTGACGGCCATGGTGGACACCTGGGAGCGGGAGAGCACCGACGAGGTCATCAACCGTGTCGAGAAGGAAGGCGGCAGCCCGAAGACCCGAATCGCCCGAGCCGGCGTCCAGACCTTCTCCAGTGACCGGCTGCTGCCGATCGACCTGGCGATCCGTGACTGGGCCCGGCGCGACCCGGTGATCGCCGATCGTCTCCGCAGGGTCGACAACCGGCGGATGGGCCTCCTGCGGGAGATGATCGGCACCTTCTGCGACGACCCGGACGAGGTGGAAGCCCGCAGCGTCCTCGCGTTCTGCCTCCTGATCGGCGAGCACTTCCTGGCCGCCGACCACGGCGATCGGTCCCGGGCGCAGGTGCTCCGTCGCGCGGGCGACCTCATCCTGAACCGACACCCGGGTCAAACGCCAGCGTGA